One Micromonospora sp. WMMD812 genomic window carries:
- a CDS encoding LysE family translocator, with product MSLAFLITTLVVVVTPGTGVVYTLSAGLSRGARAGLVAAVGCTLGTVPHLVAAVTGLAALLSASATAFHAVKWVGVGYLFYLAWSTVRDRSAFTPAADAAPRSALRVIVTAVLVNLLNPKPTLFFVAFLPQFVDPAGAGATRGMLAAGGVFMLLTLVVFSGYGVAAAAVRDRVLARPRVTAWLRRTVAGTFVALGLSLVFSGR from the coding sequence GTGAGTCTCGCTTTCCTGATCACCACGCTCGTCGTGGTGGTCACCCCGGGCACCGGGGTCGTCTACACACTCTCGGCCGGGCTGTCCCGGGGCGCCCGGGCCGGCCTGGTCGCCGCGGTCGGCTGCACGCTGGGGACCGTGCCGCACCTGGTCGCGGCCGTCACCGGGCTGGCGGCCCTGCTGTCGGCCAGCGCGACGGCGTTCCACGCGGTGAAGTGGGTGGGCGTCGGCTATCTGTTCTACCTGGCGTGGTCGACCGTTCGGGACCGGAGCGCGTTCACCCCGGCCGCGGACGCGGCACCTCGCTCGGCGCTGCGGGTGATCGTCACGGCGGTGCTGGTGAACCTGCTCAACCCGAAACCGACGCTCTTCTTCGTCGCGTTCCTGCCGCAGTTCGTCGACCCGGCCGGCGCGGGCGCCACGCGGGGCATGCTGGCGGCCGGCGGGGTGTTCATGCTGCTCACGCTGGTGGTGTTCAGCGGCTACGGGGTGGCGGCCGCCGCGGTCCGGGACCGGGTGCTCGCCCGGCCGCGGGTCACCGCGTGGCTGCGGCGCACCGTCGCCGGCACCTTCGTCGCGCTCGGCCTCTCACTCGTCTTCTCCGGCCGTTAG
- a CDS encoding PLP-dependent aminotransferase family protein, with protein sequence MSRAKATPPDRSITGLRATPATGAATAPPLTAGSDFLHLDIADAPAGGRAAWLADQLRAAIADGRITAGGRLPATRVLAGDLGVSRGVVTEAYQRLVEEGRVAGRGRAGTVVVAAPPAPPRPQVAPAPATLFPTSPGSDIFDAVRTAPARIDLTPGVPDLAAFPRAEWLRAERTVLRHLAAADFGYGDPRGAPALRRAVAAWLARNRGIAVDPADVLVTAGVSQALGLLAQALRTDGIDRIAVEEPGSLGVRQHLNNWGMDTPPVTVDAAGLRVDELAVGGAGAVMLTPAHQFPTGVVLDGDRRRQLVGWARAGGLVVEDDYDAEHRYDRPPVPALRALLPDHVCYAGSVSKLLAPALRVGWLLVPNRYRDAVVAAKRNADLGNSVLPQLVLAELMTSGALERQLRLLRRRHVRRRDAMVAAVSSDLPGATVHGAAAGLHLMVTLPGDVPDTEVAAAALARGVKVQPLSWHCQRPHRPGLVLGYAANTATDIEEGVATIGAVLRRGCMSDRGPGVAAAP encoded by the coding sequence GTGAGCAGAGCCAAAGCGACGCCTCCCGACAGGTCCATAACCGGCCTGAGAGCCACGCCCGCCACCGGCGCGGCGACCGCGCCCCCGCTCACGGCCGGCTCCGACTTCCTGCACCTCGACATCGCCGACGCGCCGGCCGGCGGGCGGGCCGCGTGGCTCGCCGACCAGTTGCGCGCCGCCATCGCCGACGGGCGGATCACCGCCGGTGGCCGGCTGCCCGCCACCCGCGTGCTCGCCGGCGACCTCGGCGTGTCCCGGGGCGTGGTCACCGAGGCGTACCAGCGGCTGGTGGAGGAGGGCCGGGTCGCCGGACGTGGACGCGCCGGCACCGTCGTCGTCGCCGCACCGCCGGCGCCGCCCAGGCCGCAGGTCGCGCCGGCGCCGGCCACGCTCTTCCCGACCTCCCCGGGCAGCGACATCTTCGACGCCGTACGCACCGCGCCCGCCCGGATCGACCTCACCCCGGGCGTACCCGACCTGGCCGCCTTTCCCCGCGCGGAATGGCTGCGCGCCGAACGGACCGTGCTGCGGCACCTCGCCGCGGCCGACTTCGGCTACGGCGACCCGCGGGGCGCGCCCGCGCTGCGCCGGGCCGTGGCCGCCTGGCTGGCCCGCAACCGGGGCATCGCCGTGGACCCCGCCGACGTGCTCGTCACCGCCGGCGTCTCCCAGGCGCTCGGCCTGCTCGCGCAGGCCCTGCGCACGGACGGGATCGACCGGATCGCGGTCGAGGAGCCGGGCTCGCTCGGTGTGCGGCAGCACCTGAACAACTGGGGGATGGACACCCCACCGGTCACCGTCGACGCCGCCGGGCTGCGGGTCGACGAGCTGGCCGTGGGCGGGGCCGGCGCGGTGATGCTCACCCCGGCCCACCAGTTCCCCACCGGAGTGGTGCTCGACGGCGACCGTCGCCGGCAACTCGTCGGGTGGGCGCGGGCCGGCGGTCTCGTCGTCGAGGACGACTACGACGCCGAGCACCGGTACGACCGGCCGCCGGTGCCCGCGCTGCGCGCCCTGCTGCCCGATCACGTCTGCTACGCCGGCAGCGTCTCGAAGCTGCTCGCGCCCGCGTTGCGGGTGGGCTGGCTGCTCGTGCCGAACCGCTACCGGGACGCGGTGGTGGCCGCGAAGCGCAACGCCGACCTCGGCAACTCGGTGCTGCCGCAGCTGGTGCTCGCGGAGCTGATGACCTCCGGCGCGCTGGAGCGGCAGCTCCGGCTGCTCCGTCGCCGACACGTCCGCCGCCGCGACGCGATGGTCGCCGCGGTGTCGTCCGACCTACCCGGCGCGACGGTGCACGGCGCGGCGGCCGGGCTGCACCTGATGGTGACGCTGCCCGGCGACGTGCCGGACACCGAGGTGGCGGCCGCGGCGCTGGCGCGCGGGGTGAAGGTGCAGCCGCTCTCCTGGCACTGCCAGCGACCGCACCGGCCCGGCCTCGTCCTCGGGTACGCGGCGAACACGGCCACCGACATCGAGGAGGGCGTCGCCACGATCGGGGCCGTCCTCCGCCGCGGGTGCATGAGTGACCGCGGTCCCGGCGTGGCGGCAGCACCCTGA
- a CDS encoding phenylalanine--tRNA ligase beta subunit-related protein, with the protein MRFQHSAPLRAAFPDLVAGVVVVTGITPDVDVAPRVETFTDRARARLGAGPEGGLPEIQAWRRAFAAMGLKPTQYRCASEALLRRLRLDGDLPRLHPLVDLCNAVSVAYALPVAALDLDRISGDLTVRHADGDEEYVTFAGGTEQPEPGEVIFADAAGRSHARRWTNRQSGWSAVRAETSRVLIVAEGLHATAAGDLAGLVDTLVVEVAAVWSPPVAHTLLTGLAPAFDVPSGATAGPPRRR; encoded by the coding sequence GTGCGGTTCCAGCACTCCGCGCCGCTGCGGGCGGCCTTCCCGGACCTGGTGGCCGGGGTCGTGGTGGTCACCGGCATCACGCCGGACGTCGACGTGGCGCCCCGGGTCGAGACGTTCACCGACCGCGCCCGGGCTCGGCTCGGCGCCGGCCCGGAGGGCGGTCTTCCGGAGATCCAGGCGTGGCGGCGGGCCTTCGCCGCGATGGGCCTGAAGCCCACGCAGTACCGGTGCGCGTCCGAGGCGTTGCTGCGGCGGCTCCGGCTCGACGGTGACCTGCCCCGGCTGCATCCGCTGGTCGACCTCTGCAACGCGGTCTCGGTCGCGTACGCGCTCCCGGTCGCCGCGCTGGATCTCGACCGGATCAGCGGTGACCTGACCGTGCGGCACGCGGACGGCGACGAGGAGTACGTGACCTTCGCCGGCGGCACGGAGCAGCCGGAGCCCGGGGAGGTGATCTTCGCCGACGCGGCCGGGCGGTCGCACGCGCGACGCTGGACCAACCGGCAGAGCGGCTGGTCGGCGGTCCGGGCGGAGACCTCACGCGTGCTGATCGTCGCGGAGGGACTGCACGCGACGGCCGCCGGGGACCTCGCCGGGCTGGTCGACACGCTGGTGGTGGAGGTCGCCGCGGTCTGGTCCCCGCCCGTCGCGCACACCCTGCTGACCGGGCTGGCGCCCGCGTTCGACGTGCCCTCCGGCGCGACGGCCGGCCCGCCGCGGCGACGGTGA
- a CDS encoding arsenate reductase ArsC, with translation MSDKPSVLFVCVHNAGRSQMAAGWLRQLAGDTVEVRSAGSEPGDRINPTAVEAMREVGIDITAATPTRLTWDAAEASDVIVTMGCGDACPVFPGKRYEDWKLTDPAGQPIDVVREVRDEIRDRVLALLTDLTGQAR, from the coding sequence ATGAGCGACAAGCCCAGCGTCCTGTTCGTCTGCGTCCACAACGCCGGCCGTTCGCAGATGGCCGCCGGCTGGCTGCGCCAGCTCGCCGGTGACACCGTCGAGGTCCGCTCGGCCGGCAGCGAACCAGGCGACCGGATCAACCCCACGGCCGTGGAGGCCATGCGCGAGGTCGGCATCGACATCACGGCCGCGACACCCACCCGGCTCACCTGGGACGCCGCCGAGGCCAGCGACGTCATCGTCACCATGGGCTGCGGCGACGCCTGCCCGGTCTTCCCGGGCAAGCGGTACGAGGACTGGAAGCTCACCGATCCCGCCGGACAGCCCATCGACGTCGTCCGCGAGGTCCGCGACGAGATCCGGGACCGCGTTCTCGCCCTGCTCACCGACCTGACCGGTCAGGCGCGCTGA
- a CDS encoding aquaporin → MNHTLTRRASAEFAGTAVLVAAVVGSGIAAARLSPGDVGLQLLENSVATAFALGALILTFGPVSGAHFNPVVSAVDWWLGRRAGTGLTTRDLVGYTAAQVAGAAAGAVLANLMFDLPAVAWSQTHRTGGNLWLAEVVATAGLIVLIFALARSGRATATPAAVGAYIGAAYWFTSSTSFANPAVTIGRAFTDTFAGIAPTSLPAFVVAQFVGGLVAVAALAAWYPQAGNAADVVLVPPLTKETEAR, encoded by the coding sequence GTGAACCACACGCTGACGCGCCGCGCCTCGGCGGAGTTCGCCGGCACCGCCGTGCTGGTCGCCGCCGTCGTCGGCTCCGGGATCGCCGCGGCCCGGCTCTCCCCCGGCGACGTCGGGCTCCAACTCCTGGAGAACTCGGTCGCCACCGCCTTCGCGCTGGGCGCGCTGATCCTGACGTTCGGGCCGGTGTCCGGGGCGCATTTCAACCCCGTCGTCTCGGCCGTCGACTGGTGGCTCGGCCGGCGCGCCGGCACCGGGCTGACCACGCGGGACCTCGTCGGCTACACCGCCGCGCAGGTGGCGGGTGCGGCGGCCGGGGCCGTCCTGGCCAACCTCATGTTCGACCTGCCCGCGGTCGCGTGGTCACAGACTCACCGCACGGGCGGGAACCTGTGGCTGGCCGAGGTCGTGGCCACCGCCGGCCTGATCGTCCTGATCTTCGCCCTCGCCCGCAGCGGCCGGGCGACCGCCACGCCGGCCGCGGTGGGCGCGTACATCGGCGCCGCCTACTGGTTCACCTCGTCCACCTCGTTCGCCAACCCCGCCGTCACCATCGGCCGGGCCTTCACCGACACCTTCGCCGGCATCGCCCCCACCTCGCTGCCTGCCTTCGTGGTCGCCCAGTTCGTCGGCGGCCTGGTCGCCGTCGCCGCGCTCGCCGCCTGGTACCCCCAGGCCGGAAACGCCGCCGACGTGGTCCTCGTACCCCCACTCACCAAGGAGACCGAAGCGCGATGA
- a CDS encoding ArsI/CadI family heavy metal resistance metalloenzyme: MSRVQLALRVSDLEGSVAFYTKLFGVDPAKRRPGYANFAIENPPLKLVLIEGEPAQPTVLDHLGVEVLSSADVDAATTRLTDAGLITLEESDTECCYALQDKVWVRGPGNEPWEVYTVKADSDTLAKSTEGACRCGDPTDAEAEKEPAAGGAAARCC; this comes from the coding sequence ATGTCCCGTGTCCAGCTGGCCCTGCGTGTGTCCGACCTCGAGGGCTCGGTCGCCTTCTACACCAAGCTGTTCGGCGTCGACCCGGCCAAGCGCCGGCCCGGCTACGCCAACTTCGCCATCGAGAACCCTCCGCTCAAGCTCGTCCTGATCGAGGGCGAGCCCGCCCAGCCGACCGTGCTGGACCACCTGGGTGTCGAGGTGCTCAGCAGTGCCGATGTCGACGCCGCCACCACGCGCCTCACCGACGCCGGTCTGATCACCCTGGAGGAGAGCGACACCGAGTGCTGCTACGCCCTCCAGGACAAGGTCTGGGTGCGGGGGCCGGGCAACGAGCCGTGGGAGGTCTACACGGTCAAGGCCGACTCCGACACCCTCGCCAAGTCGACCGAGGGTGCGTGCCGCTGCGGCGACCCGACCGACGCCGAGGCGGAGAAGGAACCGGCAGCCGGTGGAGCCGCCGCACGCTGCTGCTGA
- a CDS encoding metalloregulator ArsR/SmtB family transcription factor codes for MSKQTLPVVDSRAVACCSPLAVRPMDPDQASVIAPMFKALGDPVRLRLMSMIASVPEMCVCDLTPAFDLSGPTISHHLKVLREAGLVDSERRGTWVWYRVRPEAFRQLGALLDLPATTTPTTA; via the coding sequence ATGTCGAAACAGACCCTCCCCGTCGTGGACTCCCGAGCGGTGGCGTGCTGCTCCCCGCTGGCGGTCCGCCCGATGGACCCGGATCAGGCGTCGGTGATCGCGCCGATGTTCAAGGCCCTCGGCGACCCGGTCCGGCTGCGACTGATGTCGATGATCGCCTCGGTCCCCGAGATGTGCGTCTGCGACCTGACACCCGCGTTCGACCTGTCCGGGCCGACCATCTCCCACCACCTGAAGGTGCTGCGGGAGGCTGGCCTCGTCGACTCCGAGCGTCGCGGCACGTGGGTGTGGTACCGGGTCCGGCCGGAGGCGTTCCGCCAGCTCGGCGCGCTGCTGGATCTGCCCGCCACCACCACCCCCACGACGGCGTGA